A single Botrytis cinerea B05.10 chromosome 1, complete sequence DNA region contains:
- the Bcsec2 gene encoding Bcsec2 — translation MATVSNAPGIPTPRNFAPYMDHEENLSTLPDPRSRVSSPTIDGPVANQEQYQELSNAHLSDEVTTLSKKLINAINQQTTLDDSLSATRHELETSRERTKQLERENREHKALVSNRVLIRSSIAEAEKAKLNATLTEERNKRREVEKEKKSIELELENLTTALFEEANKMVITAREQAQKEYDIVNKKNDQLKAQLQEAENLLKSQQEQLAELKQVMEHMTEEQDDQTNQTNGTAPSTPALNQTDRKEENMHNSDSIQSSSIPEPVSPSYPTSFLHLIQPVLRTDLGAYDDFISLLRMSRNVVGSRVSSGSYGGIGLGLGLGAYTGSSTHAPNNGSTSSISTLGTFGSSPATPTTPASNVSSSSRDGPNSLTPLKETKFYKRALAEDIEPTLRLDNAPGLSWLARRTVLNAVCEGSLVVEPMPSSIKPYAFPCSLCGEARKGPEHIRSHRFRTSESDNAQRYPLCLYCLGRVRSTCGFMSFLRVLKEGHWRGEDEESDKSAWEESVRLRERMFWCRVGGGVIPCVQSWNQESSRSPRLSDEERRRKISGESDRSIEIIPRDITPTSELSPVNVTGFGRRSGDGEILPSPLREEVERSVVPTVDSELEDREAEEEAAPATVPKQQLESEVAEDSSVVIPENETEVEDEDEDQDTEQISNAEDFHDANEVEHIEPEKTGNTEDVHNATVETAQSEPSLHNEESIASSDDTEKLSIAIPGAF, via the exons ATGGCGACAGTATCAAACGCCCCTGGAATACCTACGCCGAGGAATTTCGCTCCCTATATGGATCATGAGGAGAATTTGAGCACTCTTCCGGACCCTCGGAGTAGAGTCTCGTCACCCACAATCGACGGCCCCGTCGCGAACCAAGAACAGTATCAAGAGCTGAGCAATGCACATTTGAGCGACGAGGTTACAACCCTGAGCAAAAAGCTTATAAACGCCATAAATCAACAGACAACTCTCGACGATAGTCTAAGCGCCACTCGCCATGAGCTGGAGACTTCAAGAGAACGAACGAAACAGCTTGAACGGGAAAATCGAGAGCACAAAGCCTTAGTGTCGAATAGAGTACTAATACGGAGCTCAATAGCTGAAGCCGAGAAGGCTAAACTCAATGCGACCCTGACGGAAGAGAGGAATAAAAGAAGGGAagtcgagaaagaaaagaagagtaTCGAGCTAGAATTGGAGAACCTCACCACGGCTTTATTTGAGGAGGCGAACAAG ATGGTCATCACGGCTCGAGAGCAAGCACAGAAGGAATATGATATCGTAAACAAGAAGAACGATCAATTAAAAGCACAACTTCAAGAGGCAGAGAATTTACTAAAGTCACAACAAGAACAGTTGGCAGAATTGAAGCAAGTTATGGAACACATGACCGAGGAACAGGATGATCaaacaaaccaaacaaaTGGCACTGCGCCATCAACTCCAGCTTTAAATCAAACCGAtcgcaaagaagagaatatgcACAACTCGGACTCAATacaatcttcttccattccaGAACCGGTCTCGCCTTCATATCCCACGAGCTTCTTGCACCTAATTCAACCAGTCCTTCGAACTGACCTTGGAGCTTACGATGATTTTATCTCTCTACTGCGTATGTCAAGGAATGTGGTTGGGAGTCGCGTTTCTAGTGGATCTTATGGAGGAATTGGTTTAGGGTTAGGATTGGGAGCATACACTGGATCCTCAACACATGCGCCAAACAACGGGtcaacatcttccatctcaacaTTGGGCACATTTGGATCCTCCCCCGCAACACCAACTACACCAGCCTCAAATGTGAGCTCGAGCTCAAGAGATGGTCCCAATTCTCTGACCCCATTGAAGGAAACGAAATTTTATAAACGAGCTCTCGCTGAAGATATCGAGCCCACGCTTCGTCTCGATAATGCCCCAGGACTTTCTTGGCTCGCTCGAAGGACAGTCCTAAATGCAGTATGTGAAGGGTCGCTTGTTGTTGAACCGATGCCTTCATCTATAAAGCCATATGCATTCCCCTGCTCTCTTTGTGGCGAAGCCCGAAAAGGCCCAGAACATATCAGAAGCCATAGATTCCGAACGAGCGAGAGCGACAATGCGCAAAGGTACCCCCTATGCCTATATTGTCTTGGACGCGTTCGTTCAACTTGCGGGTTTATGAGCTTTTTACGTGTTCTTAAAGAAGGTCACTGGAGaggtgaggatgaggagtCTGACAAATCCGCCTGGGAAGAGAGTGTTAGGTTAAGAGAACGGATGTTCTGGTGCCGTGTTGGCGGCGGGGTCATTCCATGTGTACAATCTTGGAATCAAGAGTCATCTAGGAGTCCTCGCTTAAGTGACGAGGAAAGAAGACGCAAGATCAGTGGAGAATCGGACAGGTCTATCGAAATAATACCCAGGGACATTACACCAACCAGTGAGCTCTCGCCCGTCAACGTAACCGGTTTTGGGAGAAGGTCAGGTGATGGAGAGATCCTCCCTAGTCCCCTTCGGGAGGAAGTAGAGAGGTCTGTTGTTCCAACAGTCGATTCTGAGTTGGAGGATCGGGAAGCAGAGGAGGAAGCAGCACCGGCGACGGTACCCAAACAACAATTGGAATCGGAAGTTGCAGAGGATTCTAGTGTTGTGATTCCCGAAAATGAAACTGAAgtggaagacgaagacgaagaccAAGACACGGAACAAATCAGCAATGCAGAAGATTTTCATGATGCAAATGAAGTGGAACACATTGAACCAGAAAAAACAGGGAACACGGAAGATGTTCACAACGCAACCGTAGAAACGGCACAATCCGAGCCCTCATTACACAATGAGGAGTCTATCGCAAGCAGTGACGACACAGAAAAGCTTTCAATCGCCATACCTGGAGCTTTTTAA
- the Bcrev3 gene encoding Bcrev3 — MVAMDLFRVRLNCIDHYQAIPSQFDPRLKRNIEPSDLYKEPKVPVIRVFGSTETGQKVCAHIHGAFPYLYIEYEGSLDPHEVGSYIHRLHLSIDYALAVSYRRNAYDGNAKFVARITLVKAVPFYGFHVGYRFYLKIYMLNPVVMTRLADILRQGTVMKRVFQPYEAHLQFLLQWMADYNLYGCGYIDSSKATFRGPVPLYNETSSSMHLWHDRSIPDQLITNDVYLPRVSHCSLEVDICVQNILNRRDVKPRPLHHDFAQNLGPFAPDEKLVQSMAGLWKDETRRRKSKIPNATAGSSPFPAEVMFSMSADPRNSQGGGWMHEGEYRELVKTLIKEERKRSGHSKPTFNNFVKPKPFESSVKTSLESVEDLYPDNLRLAFQSVYDEQGHGNLHSHHGEREVDDTLIIELANDQEGIEDDYDSDEDIMREIELSQKRKGDHIDEHIPRSQTDTMFGDEACSNAASSDELQAIQQLKEGKDHQNSVHSQTASIVADALAFKSAQISQLASEIDSDHESSHNYMGQDINPEWKRSQLKQEFPDAKRRKISKMAQPSLQLSPKSPLGPRNEHLKQRTSFELRPPGAKSSSQDSLNFPVTKDSHDSSTILKLSQNFGDVGTSTAKKHVSFLPNPASTPNNFVKTVSIPNSTTIPRPIQKLGSSVQDKLFKGIKDSFGTSNDSLLLAHHQSPPSAHSVFTTMSNFNLPLILHQDAFYSREEDVPERPREWAGREFKLGSTSVPFLPDFDSSATSDATFGLGSVVLPDRIKDEELYHHRRRECSLRAWTFTETPPSYAKVHIWARDEDSKTNNSTPEKPKRGAPSKSASKHRKEAKLSQIDGPTQKNPHGFKYTQNGKTINVQREAQYMSVMSLEVHVNTRGGFVPNPEEDEIQCIFFCFQADDNGIEGSPSKLGIAVLSADENNVAEKISNQVPFEVHAETSELDLLVRIVEIVRECDPDILTGFEVHGGSWGYLIERARTKYDYDLCDEFSRMKDQSYGRFGKDNDKWGFDNTSTIRVTGRHIINIWRAMRAELNLLQHTLENVAFHLLHRRIPHYSWADLRNWYTNGTARDLSKVLAYYVSHVELNLEILEQTELIPRTSEQARLLGVDFFSVFSRGSQFKVESLMFRIAKPENFILISPSRKQVGGQNALECLPLVMEPQSAFYSSPLLVLDFQSLYPSVMIAYNYCYSTYLGRVVNWRGTNKMGFTEYTREDRLLELLKDHINIAPNGMMYAKPNIRKSLLAKMLGEILETRVMVKSGMKLDKEDKALQRLLNNRQLALKLIANVTYGYTSASFSGRMPCSEIADSIVQTGRETLEKAIALIHSVKRWGAEVVYGDTDSLFVYLKGRSKDEAFDIGNEIAKTVTNMNPRPVKLKFEKVYHPCVLLAKKRYVGFKYESKSQIDPEFDAKGIETVRRDGTPAEQKIEEKALKILFRTADLSQVKSYFQEQCDKIMKGSVSIQDFCFAREVKLGTYSNKGPPPAGALISTKKMLEDARTEPQYGERVPYVVVTGAPGARLIDRCVAPEELLNSDHSELDAEYYISKNLIPPLERIFNLMGANVRSWYDETPKVQRVRRLEVNLDQGQLGELAINKKTLESYMKSSSCLVCKDKLETEGFLCPECQSNAPESMLSLQTRLNIEEKKFLDIQSVCQGCSGLSPLEEVKCDSMDCPVFYTRTRQRARLKTERAFMVPAMQALSATLETEVDFTNLEW; from the exons ATGGTTGCCATGGACCTCTTTCGAGTACGTCTCAATTGCATTGATCATTATCAAGCTATACCTTCTCAATTTGACCCTCGATTGAAACGAAATATCGAACCTTCCGATCTTTATAAAGAGCCCAAAGTGCCTGTTATTAGGGTATTCGGCTCGACGGAGACAGGTCAGAAGGTCTGCGCACATATTCATGGAGCATTTCCTTACTTATATATTGAGTATGAAGGCTCCCTCGATCCCCATGAAG TTGGAAGTTATATCCACAGACTTCATCTTTCAATCGATTATGCCCTGGCTGTGAGCTATCGTCGCAATGCATATGATGGAAATGCCAAATTTGTCGCACGTATTACCTTAGTAAAGGCGGTTCCATTCTACGGCTTCCATGTTGGGTACCGCTTCTATCTTAAGATTTACATGTTGAATCCCGTGGTAATGACGCGTCTCGCGGACATTTTGCGTCAGGGTACTGTTATGAAGCGGGTATTTCAACCATATGAAGcccatcttcaatttcttcttcagtgGATGGCGGACTACAATCTTTATGGATGTGGATACATCGATTCTAGTAAGGCTACGTTTCGAGGTCCAGTGCCTCTATATAATGAAACTTCCTCATCAATGCACCTTTGGCATGACCGCTCAATACCTGATCAACTCATTACGAATGACGTGTATCTCCCCAGGGTCAGCCATTGTTCCTTAGAAGTTGATATATGTGTTCAAAATATTCTCAATAGGCGGGATGTCAAGCCACGTCCGCTCCACCATGACTTCGCTCAAAACCTTGGTCCTTTTGCTCCCGACGAGAAGTTAGTGCAAAGCATGGCAGGTCTTTGGAAAGATGAAACCCGTCGTCGAAAGTCTAAGATTCCAAATGCAACGGCTGGTAGTAGCCCATTCCCAGCTGAGGTAATGTTTTCAATGTCAGCAGACCCTCGAAATTCTCAgggtggtggatggatgcatgAAGGCGAGTATAGGGAATTGGTTAAGACGCTCATTAAAGAAGAACGGAAGAGAAGCGGCCATTCAAAACCAACTTTCAACAATTTTGTCAAACCAAAGCCCTTCGAGAGTTCTGTGAAAACTAGCCTTGAGTCGGTGGAAGACTTGTACCCGGATAACCTTCGGCTTGCTTTTCAATCGGTGTATGATGAACAGGGCCATGGCAATTTGCATAGTCATcatggagaaagagaggtgGACGACACCCTTATCATTGAACTTGCAAACGACcaagaaggaattgaagacGATTACGATTCTGATGAGGATATCATGAGAGAGATTGAGCTTTCCCAGAAACGGAAAGGGGATCACATTGACGAACACATACCCAGATCTCAAACAGATACAATGTTTGGTGACGAAGCTTGTTCCAATGCTGCTTCATCAGATGAATTACAAGCAATTCAGCAGCTTAAGGAAGGCAAAGACCATCAAAATTCTGTACACTCCCAAACAGCCTCTATCGTAGCAGATGCTTTGGCCTTCAAGTCTGCACAAATCAGTCAGCTGGCTAGTGAGATTGATTCTGATCATGAGAGCAGTCACAATTACATGGGTCAAGACATTAATCCTGAATGGAAGAGGTCACAGTTAAAACAAGAATTTCCGGACGCGAAACGGCGTAAAATCAGTAAAATGGCTCAACCCTCATTACAGTTATCTCCTAAATCTCCTCTGGGACCAAGGAATGAGCATTTAAAGCAACGAACCAGCTTCGAGCTTAGGCCGCCTGGTGCTAAGTCTTCCTCTCAAGATTCGCTCAATTTCCCCGTGACGAAAGACTCGCACGACTCGAGCACAATACTGAAACTCAGTCAAAACTTCGGAGATGTAGGTACTTCTACAGCAAAGAAGCacgtttcttttcttcccaatCCAGCATCGACTCCAAACAATTTCGTAAAGACTGTAAGCATACCAAACTCCACAACGATACCAAGACCGATACAAAAGCTAGGTTCCTCTGTTCAAGATAAACTGTTCAAGGGAATCAAAGACAGCTTTGGAACTAGTAACGATTCATTACTGCTGGCACATCACCAATCTCCTCCATCAGCCCATTCTGTTTTTACAACGATGTCAAATTTCAATCTACCCCTGATTCTCCATCAAGATGCTTTTTATAGCAGGGAAGAAGATGTCCCTGAGCGACCTAGGGAATGGGCGGGTAGAGAATTCAAACTTGGAAGTACGAGTGTGCCATTCCTTCCTGACTTTGATTCGTCTGCAACCTCAGATGCAACTTTTGGGCTTGGATCTGTTGTTCTCCCCGACAGAATCAAAGACGAAGAATTGTATCATCATCGGCGTCGCGAGTGCAGTCTTCGAGCTTGGACTTTCACAGAAACGCCGCCTAGTTATGCGAAAGTGCACATCTGGGCTCGTGATGAGGATTCTAAGACTAATAATAGTACACCCGAAAAGCCGAAGAGGGGCGCACCATCCAAGTCGGCCAGCAAGCACCGAAAGGAGGCGAAGCTTTCACAAATTGACGGCCCAACTCAAAAGAACCCGCATGGCTTCAAATATACACAAAACGGAAAGACTATTAACGTTCAACGTGAGGCTCAATACATGAGCGTCATGAGTCTAGAGGTTCATGTTAACACACGAGGGGGTTTTGTGCCCAATCCCGAAGAGGATGAAATTCAATgtattttcttctgcttTCAAGCGGACGATAATGGTATTGAAGGTAGCCCCTCAAAGTTGGGGATCGCTGTCTTGTCCGCTGATGAAAACAACGTTGCCGAGAAGATCTCCAATCAAGTTCCATTCGAGGTGCACGCAGAAACTTCTGAACTTGATCTGCTTGTTCGTATTGTCGAAATTGTGCGGGAGTGCGATCCAGACATCCTGACAGGTTTCGAGGTTCACGGTGGATCTTGGGGGTATCTTATTGAACGCGCAAGAACGAAATACGACTACGATCTTTGTGATGAGTTCTCGCGTATGAAAGATCAATCTTATGGACGTTTTGGCAAGGATAACGACAAATGGGGTTTTGATAATACATCCACGATTCGTGTTACAGGCCGACATATAATCAACATCTGGAGGGCGATGCGAGCCGAGCTGAACCTCCTCCAACATACATTGGAAAATGTGGCTTTCCATTTACTTCACCGGCGGATTCCGCACTATTCATGGGCCGATCTAAGGAACTGGTATACCAATGGGACGGCCCGAGATTTGTCTAAAGTGCTCGCATACTATGTGTCCCATGTAGAACTCAATCTAGAAATACTTGAGCAGACCGAATTGATCCCGCGTACAAGCGAACAAGCACGGCTTTTGGGTGTTGATTTCTTCTCGGTTTTCTCTCGTGGTTCACAATTTAAGGTAGAGTCTCTGATGTTTCGTATTGCAAAACCAGAGAACTTCATCTTAATATCTCCTAGCCGAAAACAAGTGGGTGGCCAAAATGCTTTGGAATGTCTTCCCCTTGTCATGGAGCCTCAAAGTGCTTTTTACAGTAGTCCATTACTTGTTCTTGATTTTCAAAGTTTGTATCCTAGTGTTATGATTGCTTATAATTATTGCTATTCGACGTATCTAGGACGAGTCGTAAATTGGCGAGGCACTAATAAAATGGGTTTCACTGAATATACAAGGGAGGATAGGCTGTTGGAGTTACTAAAAGACCACATTAACATTGCTCCCAATGGAATGATGTATGCAAAGCCAAACATTCGGAAGAGTCTCCTAGCCAAAATGTTGGGGGAAATCCTCGAAACTCGTGTTATGGTGAAGAGTGGGATGAAGCTTGACAAGGAGGACAAAGCGCTACAGCGGTTATTAAATAATAGGCAGCTTGCCCTGAAACTTATTGCCAACGTTACATACGGATATACATCTGCATCGTTTTCTGGTCGCATGCCATGCTCAGAGATTGCTGACAGTATTGTTCAAACCGGGCGAGAAACACTTGAAAAGGCCATTGCACTTATTCACTCGGTCAAGCGATGGGGTGCAGAGGTGGTTTACGGAGATACCGATAGCTTATTTGTCTACCTGAAAGGTCGCAGCAAAGATGAAGCATTCGATATTGGAAATGAGATTGCAAAAACGGTCACCAACATGAATCCACGTCCCGTCAAGCTCAAATTCGAGAAGGTGTATCATCCTTGCGTGCTTCTGGCTAAGAAGCGATATGTGGGCTTTAAGTACGAGAGCAAGTCACAAATCGATCCTGAGTTCGACGCGAAAGGCATCGAGACCGTACGACGTGATGGCACTCCAGCTGAGCAaaaaatcgaagaaaaaGCTCTCAAGATACTCTTTCGCACAGCTGATCTTAGTCAAGTAAAATCCTATTTTCAAGAACAATGCGACAAAATCATGAAAGGCTCTGTATCTATTCAAGACTTTTGCTTTGCGAGAGAAGTCAAGCTTGGAACGTATAGTAACAAAGGTCCACCACCTGCAGGAGCTCTTATTAGCACCAAAAAAATGTTAGAAGATGCACGAACAGAGCCACAGTATGGTGAACGAGTTCCATATGTGGTCGTCACGGGCGCTCCGGGAGCTCGATTAATTGATCGTTGTGTCGCGCCTGAAGAACTTCTTAATAGCGATCACAGCGAGCTAGATGCGGAATACTACATCTCTAAAAATCTGATTCCACCACTAGAACGAATCTTCAACCTTATGGGTGCCAACGTCAGAAGTTGGTATGATGAAACGCCCAAAGTTCAGCGCGTTCGCCGACTCGAGGTTAATCTGGATCAAGGACAACTTGGAGAGCTGGCAATAAACAAGAAAACGCTCGAGTCATAcatgaaatcatcatcatgtctCGTTTGCAAGGATAAACTTGAGACCGAAGGATTTCTCTGCCCTGAGTGTCAGTCCAATGCTCCTGAGTCGATGCTTTCTCTACAGACTAGACTCAACATTGAGGAAAAGAAGTTTCTAGACATCCAGAGCGTTTGCCAGGGCTGTTCTGGTTTATCTCCACTAGAGGAAGTGAAATGCGATAGTATGGACTGTCCTGTATTTTATACAAGGACGAGACAGAGGGCGAGACTGAAAACGGAAAGGGCCTTCATGGTGCCAGCTATGCAAGCTCTATCAGCAACTTTGGAAACGGAGGTAGATTTCACAAACCTTGAGTGGTAA
- the Bcsec2 gene encoding Bcsec2 — MSDFIHIAGWTQYNHRRSLQHIRSLSGSSTKTITKSISTTTLPTMATVSNAPGIPTPRNFAPYMDHEENLSTLPDPRSRVSSPTIDGPVANQEQYQELSNAHLSDEVTTLSKKLINAINQQTTLDDSLSATRHELETSRERTKQLERENREHKALVSNRVLIRSSIAEAEKAKLNATLTEERNKRREVEKEKKSIELELENLTTALFEEANKMVITAREQAQKEYDIVNKKNDQLKAQLQEAENLLKSQQEQLAELKQVMEHMTEEQDDQTNQTNGTAPSTPALNQTDRKEENMHNSDSIQSSSIPEPVSPSYPTSFLHLIQPVLRTDLGAYDDFISLLRMSRNVVGSRVSSGSYGGIGLGLGLGAYTGSSTHAPNNGSTSSISTLGTFGSSPATPTTPASNVSSSSRDGPNSLTPLKETKFYKRALAEDIEPTLRLDNAPGLSWLARRTVLNAVCEGSLVVEPMPSSIKPYAFPCSLCGEARKGPEHIRSHRFRTSESDNAQRYPLCLYCLGRVRSTCGFMSFLRVLKEGHWRGEDEESDKSAWEESVRLRERMFWCRVGGGVIPCVQSWNQESSRSPRLSDEERRRKISGESDRSIEIIPRDITPTSELSPVNVTGFGRRSGDGEILPSPLREEVERSVVPTVDSELEDREAEEEAAPATVPKQQLESEVAEDSSVVIPENETEVEDEDEDQDTEQISNAEDFHDANEVEHIEPEKTGNTEDVHNATVETAQSEPSLHNEESIASSDDTEKLSIAIPGAF, encoded by the exons atgTCCGA CTTCATCCACATTGCTGGATGGACTCAATATAATCATCGCCGGTCCTTGCAACATATACGCTCTCTCTCGGGTTCTTCTACCAAGACGATAACGAAATCCATATCGACGACCACCCTGCCTACGATGGCGACAGTATCAAACGCCCCTGGAATACCTACGCCGAGGAATTTCGCTCCCTATATGGATCATGAGGAGAATTTGAGCACTCTTCCGGACCCTCGGAGTAGAGTCTCGTCACCCACAATCGACGGCCCCGTCGCGAACCAAGAACAGTATCAAGAGCTGAGCAATGCACATTTGAGCGACGAGGTTACAACCCTGAGCAAAAAGCTTATAAACGCCATAAATCAACAGACAACTCTCGACGATAGTCTAAGCGCCACTCGCCATGAGCTGGAGACTTCAAGAGAACGAACGAAACAGCTTGAACGGGAAAATCGAGAGCACAAAGCCTTAGTGTCGAATAGAGTACTAATACGGAGCTCAATAGCTGAAGCCGAGAAGGCTAAACTCAATGCGACCCTGACGGAAGAGAGGAATAAAAGAAGGGAagtcgagaaagaaaagaagagtaTCGAGCTAGAATTGGAGAACCTCACCACGGCTTTATTTGAGGAGGCGAACAAG ATGGTCATCACGGCTCGAGAGCAAGCACAGAAGGAATATGATATCGTAAACAAGAAGAACGATCAATTAAAAGCACAACTTCAAGAGGCAGAGAATTTACTAAAGTCACAACAAGAACAGTTGGCAGAATTGAAGCAAGTTATGGAACACATGACCGAGGAACAGGATGATCaaacaaaccaaacaaaTGGCACTGCGCCATCAACTCCAGCTTTAAATCAAACCGAtcgcaaagaagagaatatgcACAACTCGGACTCAATacaatcttcttccattccaGAACCGGTCTCGCCTTCATATCCCACGAGCTTCTTGCACCTAATTCAACCAGTCCTTCGAACTGACCTTGGAGCTTACGATGATTTTATCTCTCTACTGCGTATGTCAAGGAATGTGGTTGGGAGTCGCGTTTCTAGTGGATCTTATGGAGGAATTGGTTTAGGGTTAGGATTGGGAGCATACACTGGATCCTCAACACATGCGCCAAACAACGGGtcaacatcttccatctcaacaTTGGGCACATTTGGATCCTCCCCCGCAACACCAACTACACCAGCCTCAAATGTGAGCTCGAGCTCAAGAGATGGTCCCAATTCTCTGACCCCATTGAAGGAAACGAAATTTTATAAACGAGCTCTCGCTGAAGATATCGAGCCCACGCTTCGTCTCGATAATGCCCCAGGACTTTCTTGGCTCGCTCGAAGGACAGTCCTAAATGCAGTATGTGAAGGGTCGCTTGTTGTTGAACCGATGCCTTCATCTATAAAGCCATATGCATTCCCCTGCTCTCTTTGTGGCGAAGCCCGAAAAGGCCCAGAACATATCAGAAGCCATAGATTCCGAACGAGCGAGAGCGACAATGCGCAAAGGTACCCCCTATGCCTATATTGTCTTGGACGCGTTCGTTCAACTTGCGGGTTTATGAGCTTTTTACGTGTTCTTAAAGAAGGTCACTGGAGaggtgaggatgaggagtCTGACAAATCCGCCTGGGAAGAGAGTGTTAGGTTAAGAGAACGGATGTTCTGGTGCCGTGTTGGCGGCGGGGTCATTCCATGTGTACAATCTTGGAATCAAGAGTCATCTAGGAGTCCTCGCTTAAGTGACGAGGAAAGAAGACGCAAGATCAGTGGAGAATCGGACAGGTCTATCGAAATAATACCCAGGGACATTACACCAACCAGTGAGCTCTCGCCCGTCAACGTAACCGGTTTTGGGAGAAGGTCAGGTGATGGAGAGATCCTCCCTAGTCCCCTTCGGGAGGAAGTAGAGAGGTCTGTTGTTCCAACAGTCGATTCTGAGTTGGAGGATCGGGAAGCAGAGGAGGAAGCAGCACCGGCGACGGTACCCAAACAACAATTGGAATCGGAAGTTGCAGAGGATTCTAGTGTTGTGATTCCCGAAAATGAAACTGAAgtggaagacgaagacgaagaccAAGACACGGAACAAATCAGCAATGCAGAAGATTTTCATGATGCAAATGAAGTGGAACACATTGAACCAGAAAAAACAGGGAACACGGAAGATGTTCACAACGCAACCGTAGAAACGGCACAATCCGAGCCCTCATTACACAATGAGGAGTCTATCGCAAGCAGTGACGACACAGAAAAGCTTTCAATCGCCATACCTGGAGCTTTTTAA
- the Bcslu7 gene encoding Bcslu7, translated as MPPAGTQPRKPEQSAANKDQNEYIPAFIAKKPFYIGDDDNTDYLEHQRLQKAQLDQSKWYDRGKKLGPAATKFRKGACENCGAMTHKAKDCLNRPRAKGAKWTGKDIQADEVVQDVDLGWDAKRDRWNGYDAKEYKTVTDEYAQLEELKKQLQSSHSKDGEEVDEDGDDDGAKYAEESDMGRHQSTSTRQLRIREDTAKYLLNLDLDSAKYDPKTRSMVDSGATADTAAALVAEEGFLKASGDAAEFEKAQKYAWESQEKAGDTKQHLQANPTSGEYYRRKEKEEAEAKRQAHKKMLLEKYGGDSNPMAAKLRDAAVMESEKYVEYDETGGIKGAPKASAKSKYPEDVFPNNHTSVWGSWWSNFKWGYSCCHSLVKNSYCVGEAGKSAFQDAERARIGGILMDEDTEEVETVKSEVEKPTAITQQTKKRTAEEMHSGVSEEDMDAWKKKRIAADDPMNAFIGKDDLV; from the coding sequence ATGCCTCCCGCAGGTACACAACCTCGAAAGCCTGAACAATCTGCGGCAAACAAGGACCAGAACGAGTATATCCCAGCTTTTATTGCAAAGAAGCCATTTTATATCGGCGACGATGATAACACCGATTACCTCGAGCATCAGCGTCTTCAAAAGGCCCAATTAGATCAGTCAAAATGGTATGATCGTGGAAAGAAATTAGGTCCTGCAGCCACCAAGTTTCGAAAAGGCGCATGCGAAAATTGCGGAGCAATGACACACAAGGCTAAAGATTGTTTGAACAGACCTAGAGCAAAAGGTGCCAAATGGACTGGAAAGGATATACAGGCAGATGAAGTTGTTCAGGACGTCgatttgggatgggatgcgAAGAGAGATCGATGGAATGGATACGATGCGAAAGAGTACAAGACCGTCACAGATGAATATGCGCAGCTAGAAGAACTGAAGAAGCAACTACAGAGTAGTCATAGcaaggatggagaagaagttgatgaggatggCGACGATGATGGCGCAAAATACGCCGAGGAATCAGATATGGGCAGGCATCAAAGTACATCGACAAGGCAGTTGAGAATACGCGAGGATACGGCAAAATATCTGTTGAATTTGGATCTAGACTCGGCGAAGTACGACCCAAAGACTAGATCTATGGTGGACAGTGGAGCGACTGCTGATACTGCTGCGGCGCTGGTTGCGGAAGAAGGATTCTTGAAAGCTTCTGGGGATGCCGCCGAATTTGAAAAGGCACAGAAGTACGCCTGGGAGTCTCAGGAAAAGGCTGGTGATACAAAGCAACATTTGCAAGCAAACCCTACTTCTGGCGAGTACTAtagaaggaaggagaaggaagaagctgAGGCTAAACGACAGGCGCACAAGAAAATGCTTTTGGAGAAATACGGCGGAGACAGCAATCCCATGGCTGCAAAACTTAGGGATGCAGCAGTTATGGAGTCTGAAAAATATGTGGAATATGATGAGACGGGTGGTATCAAGGGAGCACCAAAGGCCTCTGCGAAGTCTAAATACCCAGAGGACGTTTTCCCCAACAATCACACATCTGTATGGGGAAGTTGGTGGTCTAACTTCAAATGGGGTTATTCTTGTTGCCATTCGCTGGTCAAGAACAGTTACTGTGTTGGAGAGGCAGGTAAAAGTGCCTTTCAAGATGCAGAGCGTGCTCGAATAGGAGGTATCCTGATGGATGAGGACACAGAAGAGGTCGAAACAGTAAAGAGCGAGGTGGAAAAGCCTACCGCTATCACACAACAGACGAAAAAACGTACTGCGGAAGAGATGCACTCTGGTGTTTCTGAGGAGGATATGGATgcatggaagaagaagcgtATAGCAGCCGACGACCCAATGAATGCTTTCATAGGGAAAGATGACTTAGTTTGA